One genomic region from Deltaproteobacteria bacterium HGW-Deltaproteobacteria-18 encodes:
- a CDS encoding phosphoglucosamine mutase — protein MGRLFGTDGIRGRVNSHPMQPELVLRLGLAAGQYFRNGNKRHRVVIGKDTRLSGYVFESALTSGFCAAGMDVFLVGPLPTPAISFLTRNMRADLGVVISASHNPYMDNGIKFFDKHGFKLADKVEDEIAAMVTSPDFSWKCPDHDQVGRARKIQDSPGRYIVELKHSFPAGMTLDGLTIVLDCAHGAAYRVAPLIFEELGARVITLGIEPDGLNINKGCGSLHPEVLAAKVREHRADIGLALDGDADRLIVVDEYGTILDGDQIMAVCADEMMARDTLAGNTLVSTVMSNMALEVFMQERGGRLLRTKVGDRYVVEEMRKGGYVLGGEQSGHLVFMRHSTTGDGTLAALQLLSIMVGRQKPISEIAGLLTPYPQKLVNLKVKKKIPFDKVPIIKDAVRHAEDRLGRTGRVLLRYSGTETLARIMVEAQDQALVDELCASLSEAVEAGLA, from the coding sequence ATGGGCAGACTTTTTGGAACTGATGGAATTCGCGGACGGGTCAACAGCCATCCCATGCAGCCGGAGCTGGTGCTGCGTCTCGGGCTTGCCGCCGGGCAGTATTTCAGAAACGGCAACAAGCGGCACCGGGTAGTCATTGGCAAGGACACGAGGCTCTCGGGCTATGTCTTTGAGTCGGCCCTGACCTCGGGATTCTGCGCGGCCGGAATGGATGTTTTTCTGGTCGGCCCGCTGCCCACTCCGGCCATCAGCTTTCTGACCCGCAACATGCGCGCCGATCTGGGCGTAGTCATTTCGGCCTCGCACAATCCGTACATGGACAACGGCATCAAGTTTTTTGACAAGCACGGTTTCAAGCTGGCCGACAAGGTGGAGGATGAAATAGCTGCCATGGTGACCAGCCCCGATTTTTCCTGGAAATGTCCTGACCATGATCAGGTCGGGCGGGCCAGGAAAATTCAGGACAGCCCCGGGCGATATATCGTCGAACTCAAACACAGCTTTCCGGCGGGCATGACCCTCGACGGGCTCACGATAGTGCTTGATTGCGCGCACGGCGCGGCCTACCGTGTGGCGCCGCTGATTTTTGAAGAGCTCGGAGCGCGGGTCATCACTCTTGGCATCGAGCCGGACGGGCTCAACATCAACAAGGGCTGCGGTTCCCTGCATCCCGAGGTGCTCGCCGCCAAGGTCCGCGAACACAGGGCGGACATCGGCCTGGCTCTGGACGGGGATGCGGACCGGCTCATCGTTGTCGACGAGTATGGCACCATTCTGGACGGAGATCAGATCATGGCCGTGTGCGCGGACGAGATGATGGCGCGGGACACGCTTGCCGGGAACACGCTGGTGTCCACGGTCATGAGCAACATGGCCCTTGAGGTTTTCATGCAGGAGCGCGGCGGGCGGCTGCTCAGAACCAAGGTCGGGGACAGATACGTCGTTGAGGAAATGCGCAAGGGCGGCTATGTTCTTGGCGGAGAACAATCCGGGCATCTGGTCTTCATGAGGCATTCGACCACGGGCGACGGGACTTTGGCGGCCCTTCAGCTACTGAGCATCATGGTCGGCAGGCAGAAGCCCATCTCGGAGATCGCGGGTCTGCTGACCCCTTATCCGCAAAAGCTCGTGAATCTGAAGGTGAAGAAAAAAATCCCCTTCGACAAGGTTCCGATCATCAAGGACGCGGTCCGGCATGCCGAAGACAGACTGGGACGCACCGGACGCGTCCTGCTGCGCTATTCCGGCACGGAGACCCTGGCCCGGATCATGGTCGAGGCGCAGGATCAGGCCCTCGTGGACGAACTGTGCGCGAGCCTGTCCGAGGCCGTTGAAGCCGGTCTGGCCTGA
- the galU gene encoding UTP--glucose-1-phosphate uridylyltransferase, with protein sequence MQVRKVVIPVAGWGTRSLPATKNVPKEILPVFRKPSIQYIVEEAIASGLSDVVFVNNQNKRIIEDHFDYNLALEQLLERKGQLDLLAEVRKVAMMANIIVVRQKEQLGLGHAVLCAREVIKDEPFAVMVGDDLMFNRDPGINQLLEVWKNERMPVVGVMEVPRDKVSKYGIIDAEEFAPGLYRIRGVKEKPSIESAPSRLALVGRYVLTPEVFDHLEGVKPDGTGEIQLTDALQSMARDNRLLAVKLRGQRFDVGDWVDYLTANIYFALQDEDLRYDLIARLRELIPPSR encoded by the coding sequence ATGCAGGTACGTAAAGTTGTCATTCCGGTGGCAGGATGGGGAACCAGATCACTTCCGGCGACCAAAAATGTGCCCAAGGAAATTCTTCCGGTGTTCCGAAAGCCTTCCATTCAATATATAGTGGAAGAAGCAATCGCTTCGGGCCTGTCGGATGTGGTTTTCGTCAACAACCAGAACAAGCGCATTATCGAGGATCATTTCGACTACAACCTCGCTCTTGAGCAACTGCTGGAACGCAAGGGCCAGCTGGATCTGCTCGCGGAAGTGCGCAAGGTCGCCATGATGGCCAACATAATTGTCGTGCGCCAGAAGGAGCAGTTGGGCCTTGGCCATGCGGTGCTGTGCGCCCGCGAGGTCATCAAGGACGAGCCCTTTGCGGTCATGGTCGGCGACGATCTCATGTTCAACCGCGATCCCGGCATCAACCAGCTTCTTGAGGTCTGGAAGAATGAGCGCATGCCTGTGGTCGGAGTGATGGAGGTGCCCCGTGACAAGGTCAGCAAATACGGTATCATCGACGCCGAGGAATTTGCGCCGGGGCTCTACAGGATTCGCGGGGTCAAGGAAAAACCTTCCATCGAAAGCGCGCCGTCAAGACTCGCACTGGTGGGCCGCTATGTGCTGACCCCGGAGGTGTTCGACCACCTGGAAGGGGTGAAGCCTGACGGCACAGGTGAGATTCAGCTCACCGACGCCCTGCAGTCCATGGCGCGCGACAACCGGCTCTTGGCCGTGAAGTTGCGCGGACAGCGTTTTGATGTCGGCGACTGGGTCGACTACCTGACCGCCAATATCTATTTCGCCTTGCAGGACGAGGACCTGCGCTACGATCTCATTGCCCGCCTGCGCGAGCTCATTCCTCCTTCCCGCTAG